In Mycobacterium tuberculosis H37Rv, a single window of DNA contains:
- the cyp51 gene encoding lanosterol 14-alpha demethylase (Cytochrome P450 Cyp51 (CYPL1) (P450-L1A1) (sterol 14-alpha demethylase) (lanosterol 14-alpha demethylase) (P450-14DM)) → MSAVALPRVSGGHDEHGHLEEFRTDPIGLMQRVRDECGDVGTFQLAGKQVVLLSGSHANEFFFRAGDDDLDQAKAYPFMTPIFGEGVVFDASPERRKEMLHNAALRGEQMKGHAATIEDQVRRMIADWGEAGEIDLLDFFAELTIYTSSACLIGKKFRDQLDGRFAKLYHELERGTDPLAYVDPYLPIESFRRRDEARNGLVALVADIMNGRIANPPTDKSDRDMLDVLIAVKAETGTPRFSADEITGMFISMMFAGHHTSSGTASWTLIELMRHRDAYAAVIDELDELYGDGRSVSFHALRQIPQLENVLKETLRLHPPLIILMRVAKGEFEVQGHRIHEGDLVAASPAISNRIPEDFPDPHDFVPARYEQPRQEDLLNRWTWIPFGAGRHRCVGAAFAIMQIKAIFSVLLREYEFEMAQPPESYRNDHSKMVVQLAQPACVRYRRRTGV, encoded by the coding sequence ATGAGCGCTGTTGCACTACCCCGGGTTTCGGGTGGCCACGACGAACACGGCCACCTCGAGGAGTTCCGCACCGATCCGATCGGGCTGATGCAACGGGTCCGCGACGAATGCGGAGACGTCGGTACCTTCCAGCTGGCCGGGAAGCAGGTCGTGCTGCTGTCCGGCTCGCACGCCAACGAATTCTTCTTCCGGGCGGGCGACGACGACCTGGACCAGGCCAAGGCATACCCGTTCATGACGCCGATCTTCGGCGAGGGCGTGGTGTTCGACGCCAGCCCGGAACGGCGTAAAGAGATGCTGCACAATGCCGCGCTACGCGGCGAGCAGATGAAGGGCCACGCTGCCACCATCGAAGATCAAGTCCGACGGATGATCGCCGACTGGGGTGAGGCCGGCGAGATCGATCTGCTGGACTTCTTCGCCGAGCTGACCATCTACACCTCCTCGGCCTGCCTGATCGGCAAGAAGTTCCGCGACCAGCTCGACGGGCGATTCGCCAAGCTCTATCACGAGTTGGAGCGCGGCACCGACCCACTAGCCTACGTCGACCCGTATCTGCCGATCGAGAGCTTCCGTCGCCGCGACGAAGCCCGCAATGGTCTGGTGGCACTGGTTGCGGACATCATGAACGGCCGGATCGCCAACCCACCCACCGACAAGAGCGACCGTGACATGCTCGACGTGCTCATCGCCGTCAAGGCTGAGACCGGCACTCCCCGGTTCTCGGCCGACGAGATCACCGGCATGTTCATCTCGATGATGTTCGCCGGCCATCACACCAGCTCGGGTACGGCTTCGTGGACGCTGATCGAGTTGATGCGCCATCGCGACGCCTACGCGGCCGTGATCGACGAACTCGACGAGCTGTACGGCGACGGCCGATCGGTGAGTTTCCATGCGCTGCGCCAGATTCCGCAGCTGGAAAACGTGCTGAAAGAGACGCTGCGCCTGCACCCTCCGCTGATCATCCTCATGCGAGTGGCCAAGGGCGAGTTCGAGGTGCAAGGCCACCGGATTCATGAGGGCGATCTGGTGGCGGCCTCCCCGGCGATCTCCAACCGGATCCCCGAAGACTTCCCCGATCCCCACGACTTCGTGCCAGCACGATACGAGCAGCCGCGCCAGGAAGATCTGCTCAACCGCTGGACGTGGATTCCGTTCGGCGCCGGCCGGCATCGTTGCGTGGGGGCGGCGTTCGCCATCATGCAGATCAAAGCGATCTTCTCGGTGTTGTTGCGCGAGTATGAGTTTGAGATGGCGCAACCGCCAGAAAGCTATCGTAACGACCATTCGAAGATGGTGGTGCAGTTGGCCCAGCCCGCTTGCGTGCGCTACCGCCGGCGAACGGGAGTTTAA
- the phoP gene encoding two component system response transcriptional positive regulator PhoP, whose amino-acid sequence MRKGVDLVTAGTPGENTTPEARVLVVDDEANIVELLSVSLKFQGFEVYTATNGAQALDRARETRPDAVILDVMMPGMDGFGVLRRLRADGIDAPALFLTARDSLQDKIAGLTLGGDDYVTKPFSLEEVVARLRVILRRAGKGNKEPRNVRLTFADIELDEETHEVWKAGQPVSLSPTEFTLLRYFVINAGTVLSKPKILDHVWRYDFGGDVNVVESYVSYLRRKIDTGEKRLLHTLRGVGYVLREPR is encoded by the coding sequence ATGCGGAAAGGGGTTGATCTCGTGACGGCGGGAACCCCAGGCGAAAACACCACACCGGAGGCTCGTGTCCTCGTGGTCGATGATGAGGCCAACATCGTTGAACTGCTGTCGGTGAGCCTCAAGTTCCAGGGCTTTGAAGTCTACACCGCGACCAACGGGGCACAGGCGCTGGATCGGGCCCGGGAAACCCGGCCGGACGCGGTGATCCTCGATGTGATGATGCCCGGGATGGACGGCTTTGGGGTGCTGCGCCGGCTGCGCGCCGACGGCATCGATGCCCCGGCGTTGTTCCTGACGGCCCGTGACTCGCTACAGGACAAGATCGCGGGTCTGACCCTGGGTGGTGACGACTATGTGACAAAGCCCTTCAGTTTGGAGGAGGTCGTGGCCAGGCTGCGGGTCATCCTGCGACGCGCGGGCAAGGGCAACAAGGAACCACGTAATGTTCGACTGACGTTCGCCGATATCGAGCTCGACGAGGAGACCCACGAAGTGTGGAAGGCGGGCCAACCGGTGTCGCTGTCGCCCACCGAATTCACCCTGCTGCGCTATTTCGTGATCAACGCGGGCACCGTGCTGAGCAAGCCTAAGATTCTCGACCACGTTTGGCGCTACGACTTCGGTGGTGATGTCAACGTCGTCGAGTCCTACGTGTCGTATCTGCGCCGCAAGATCGACACTGGGGAGAAGCGGCTGCTGCACACGCTGCGCGGGGTGGGCTACGTACTGCGGGAGCCTCGATGA
- the PPE12 gene encoding PPE family protein PPE12 (Member of the Mycobacterium tuberculosis PPE protein family): MVGFAWLPPETNSLRMYLGAGSRPLLAAAGAWDGLAEELHAAASSFGSVTSELAGGAWQGPASAAMANAAGPYASWLTAAGAQAELAARQARAAAGAFEEALAGVVHPAVVQANRVRTWLLAVSNVFGQNAPAIAAMESTYEQMWAQDVAVMAGYHAASSAAAAQLASWQPALPNINLGVGNIGNLNVGNGNTGDYNLGNGNLGNANFGGGNGSAFHGQISSFNVGSGNIGNFNLGSGNGNVGIGPSSFNVGSGNIGNANVGGGNSGDNNFGFGNFGNANIGIGNAGPNMSSPAVPTPGNGNVGIGNGGNGNFGGGNTGNANIGLGNVGDGNVGFGNSGSYNFGFGNTGNNNIGIGLTGSNQIGFGGLNSGSGNIGFGNSGTGNIGFFNSGSGNFGVGNSGVTNTGVANSGNINTGFGNSGFINTGFGNALSVNTGFGNSGQANTGIGNAGDFNTGNFNGGIINTGSFNSGAFNSGSFNGGDANSGFLNSGLTNTGFANSGNINTGGFNAGNLNTGFGNTTDGLGENSGFGNAGSGNSGFNNSGRGNSGAQNVGNLQISGFANSGQSVTGYNNSVSVTSGFGNKGTGLFSGFMSGFGNTGFLQSGFGNLEANPDNNSATSGFGNSGKQDSGGFNSIDFVSGFFHR, from the coding sequence ATGGTCGGTTTCGCGTGGTTGCCTCCGGAGACCAATTCGCTACGGATGTATCTGGGTGCGGGGTCACGGCCACTATTGGCGGCGGCGGGGGCCTGGGACGGGTTGGCCGAGGAGTTGCACGCGGCGGCGTCGTCGTTCGGGTCGGTGACGTCGGAGTTGGCCGGCGGCGCTTGGCAGGGACCGGCGTCGGCCGCGATGGCGAATGCCGCGGGGCCGTATGCGAGCTGGTTGACCGCGGCTGGAGCCCAGGCCGAGCTGGCAGCGCGGCAGGCTCGGGCGGCGGCGGGTGCATTTGAGGAGGCGCTGGCCGGCGTGGTGCATCCGGCGGTGGTGCAGGCCAATCGTGTTCGGACGTGGTTGTTGGCGGTGTCGAATGTGTTCGGGCAAAACGCGCCGGCCATAGCGGCCATGGAATCCACCTACGAGCAGATGTGGGCACAAGACGTGGCGGTGATGGCCGGCTACCATGCCGCATCCTCGGCGGCAGCGGCACAGCTGGCGTCGTGGCAGCCGGCGTTGCCAAACATCAATTTGGGTGTCGGCAATATCGGCAACCTCAATGTCGGCAATGGTAATACCGGCGATTACAACCTGGGTAATGGAAACCTCGGTAACGCCAACTTTGGCGGCGGAAACGGAAGCGCCTTCCACGGCCAGATTTCCAGCTTCAACGTGGGTAGCGGCAACATCGGCAACTTCAACCTGGGTAGCGGAAACGGAAACGTTGGCATCGGACCGTCCAGCTTTAACGTGGGTAGCGGCAACATCGGTAATGCGAACGTCGGGGGTGGCAACTCTGGCGACAACAACTTCGGCTTCGGGAACTTTGGCAATGCCAACATTGGTATCGGAAATGCAGGTCCAAACATGAGTTCCCCCGCCGTGCCCACCCCCGGCAATGGGAATGTCGGGATTGGCAACGGTGGCAATGGAAACTTCGGCGGTGGTAACACGGGCAACGCAAATATCGGTCTGGGAAACGTAGGCGACGGCAACGTTGGCTTCGGGAACAGCGGCAGCTACAACTTCGGCTTCGGGAACACCGGCAACAATAATATCGGCATTGGGTTAACCGGCAGCAATCAGATCGGCTTTGGCGGACTGAATTCCGGTAGCGGTAATATAGGATTTGGTAACTCGGGCACCGGGAACATCGGCTTCTTCAACTCGGGCAGCGGCAACTTCGGCGTGGGCAACTCGGGCGTCACCAACACGGGCGTAGCCAACTCAGGCAACATCAACACCGGCTTCGGAAACTCCGGCTTTATCAACACCGGCTTCGGGAACGCGTTAAGCGTCAACACTGGCTTTGGCAACTCAGGTCAGGCCAATACCGGCATAGGGAACGCGGGCGATTTCAACACCGGCAACTTCAACGGCGGCATCATTAACACCGGTAGCTTCAACTCGGGTGCATTCAACTCAGGCAGCTTCAACGGAGGAGACGCTAATTCTGGTTTCTTGAACTCTGGCCTGACGAACACCGGCTTCGCAAATTCTGGCAATATCAACACGGGCGGCTTTAACGCGGGCAACCTGAACACCGGTTTCGGCAATACTACCGATGGGCTGGGCGAAAACTCGGGATTCGGAAACGCCGGCAGTGGAAATTCGGGTTTCAATAATTCTGGTAGGGGAAACTCCGGCGCCCAAAACGTTGGTAATTTACAAATCTCGGGCTTCGCCAACTCGGGCCAATCGGTAACGGGTTACAACAATTCGGTTAGTGTAACATCGGGTTTCGGGAACAAGGGAACCGGCCTGTTCAGTGGATTCATGTCGGGCTTTGGCAATACGGGTTTTCTACAGTCGGGCTTCGGTAATCTTGAAGCCAATCCCGACAACAACAGCGCCACATCGGGTTTCGGGAACTCTGGAAAGCAGGATTCTGGTGGCTTTAATTCGATCGATTTCGTGTCGGGCTTTTTCCACCGCTAG
- the phoR gene encoding two component system response sensor kinase PhoR, translating to MARHLRGRLPLRVRLVAATLILVATGLVASGIAVTSMLQHRLTSRIDRVLLEEAQIWAQITLPLAPDPYPGHNPDRPPSRFYVRVISPDGQSYTALNDNTAIPAVPANNDVGRHPTTLPSIGGSKTLWRAVSVRASDGYLTTVAIDLADVRSTVRSLVLLQVGIGSAVLVVPGVAGYAVVRRSLRPLAEFEQTAAAIGAGQLDRRVPQWHPRTEVGRLSLALNGMLAQIQRAVASAESSAEKARDSEDRMRQFITDASHELRTPLTTIRGFAELYRQGAARDVGMLLSRIESEASRMGLLVDDLLLLARLDAHRPLELCRVDLLALASDAAHDARAMDPKRRITLEVLDGPGTPEVLGDESRLRQVLRNLVANAIQHTPESADVTVRVGTEGDDAILEVADDGPGMSQEDALRVFERFYRADSSRARASGGTGLGLSIVDSLVAAHGGAVTVTTALGEGCCFRVSLPRVSDVDQLSLTPVVPGPP from the coding sequence ATGGCCAGACACCTTCGAGGAAGGCTGCCCCTACGGGTACGCCTGGTCGCAGCCACGCTGATCCTGGTGGCCACTGGACTTGTGGCCTCGGGGATCGCGGTCACCTCGATGTTGCAGCACCGGCTGACCAGCCGGATCGATCGGGTGTTGCTCGAGGAAGCCCAAATCTGGGCGCAGATCACGCTGCCCTTGGCGCCGGACCCCTACCCTGGTCATAACCCCGATCGGCCGCCGTCGAGGTTCTACGTTCGGGTGATCAGCCCCGACGGCCAGAGCTATACGGCACTCAACGACAACACTGCCATACCGGCGGTGCCCGCCAACAATGATGTCGGCCGGCACCCGACGACGCTGCCATCGATCGGCGGATCCAAGACTTTATGGCGCGCGGTCTCGGTGCGCGCGTCGGATGGCTACTTGACCACCGTCGCCATTGATCTGGCCGACGTCCGGAGCACCGTGCGGTCACTGGTGCTGTTGCAGGTCGGCATAGGCAGTGCGGTGCTGGTTGTCCCCGGGGTGGCGGGCTACGCTGTGGTTCGCCGCAGCCTGCGGCCGCTGGCAGAATTCGAGCAGACGGCCGCGGCGATCGGCGCGGGGCAGCTGGATCGCCGGGTCCCGCAGTGGCATCCGCGAACTGAGGTCGGCCGGCTTTCGTTGGCGCTCAACGGAATGCTGGCACAAATTCAGCGGGCGGTGGCGTCCGCGGAATCTTCCGCCGAAAAGGCCCGGGATTCAGAGGACCGGATGCGACAGTTCATCACCGACGCCAGCCATGAACTGCGTACCCCGTTGACCACTATCCGCGGCTTCGCGGAGCTGTACCGACAAGGAGCCGCCCGCGACGTGGGCATGCTGCTGTCGCGGATTGAGAGCGAAGCGAGCCGGATGGGGCTGCTGGTGGACGATTTGCTGCTGCTTGCCCGGCTAGATGCGCACCGGCCGTTGGAACTGTGCCGGGTGGACCTGCTGGCGCTGGCCAGTGATGCCGCGCACGACGCGCGGGCGATGGACCCCAAACGCAGGATCACCCTGGAGGTCCTTGACGGCCCCGGCACCCCGGAGGTCCTCGGCGACGAATCGCGGCTTCGGCAGGTGCTGCGCAATCTCGTTGCAAATGCCATACAGCACACCCCGGAAAGCGCCGACGTCACCGTGCGAGTCGGCACCGAGGGCGACGACGCCATCCTCGAGGTCGCCGATGACGGTCCGGGCATGAGTCAGGAGGATGCGCTGCGGGTGTTCGAGCGGTTCTATCGCGCCGACTCGTCGCGGGCGCGCGCCAGCGGCGGGACCGGACTGGGGTTGTCGATCGTCGACTCTTTGGTGGCGGCCCATGGCGGAGCGGTCACCGTGACGACCGCGCTCGGGGAGGGTTGCTGCTTTCGTGTCTCGCTGCCGCGCGTCAGTGACGTGGACCAGCTGAGCCTCACGCCAGTTGTGCCAGGGCCGCCCTGA
- a CDS encoding ferredoxin, with protein sequence MGYRVEADRDLCQGHAMCELEAPEYFRVPKRGQVEILDPEPPEEARGVIKHAVWACPTQALSIRETGE encoded by the coding sequence ATGGGCTATCGAGTCGAAGCCGACCGGGATCTGTGCCAAGGACACGCGATGTGCGAGCTGGAGGCACCCGAGTATTTCCGGGTGCCCAAGCGCGGCCAGGTCGAAATCCTCGACCCCGAGCCGCCCGAGGAAGCCCGCGGCGTGATCAAGCATGCCGTGTGGGCCTGTCCCACCCAGGCACTGTCCATCCGAGAAACGGGAGAGTAA
- the adhB gene encoding alcohol dehydrogenase B (NAD dependent, zinc-containing), which translates to MKTKGALIWEFNQPWSVEEIEIGDPRKDEVKIQMEAAGMCRSDHHLVTGDIPMAGFPVLGGHEGAGIVTEVGPGVDDFAPGDHVVLAFIPSCGKCPSCQAGMRNLCDLGAGLLAGESVTDGSFRIQARGQNVYPMTLLGTFSPYMVVHRSSVVKIDPSVPFEVACLVGCGVTTGYGSAVRTADVRPGDDVAIVGLGGVGMAALQGAVSAGARYVFAVEPVEWKRDQALKFGATHVYPDINAALMGIAEVTYGLMAQKVIITVGKLDGADVDSYLTITAKGGTCVLTAIGSLVDTQVTLNLAMLTLLQKNIQGTIFGGGNPHYDIPKLLSMYKAGKLNLDDMVTTAYKLEQINDGYQDMLNGKNIRGVIRYTDDDR; encoded by the coding sequence GTGAAGACCAAGGGCGCACTGATCTGGGAGTTCAACCAGCCATGGTCCGTCGAAGAGATCGAAATCGGCGACCCGCGCAAGGACGAAGTCAAGATCCAGATGGAAGCGGCTGGGATGTGCCGCTCCGACCATCACCTGGTGACGGGCGACATCCCGATGGCGGGCTTTCCCGTTCTGGGCGGACACGAGGGCGCGGGCATCGTCACCGAGGTCGGCCCGGGAGTCGACGACTTCGCCCCGGGCGATCACGTGGTGTTGGCATTCATCCCGTCCTGCGGCAAGTGTCCGTCCTGCCAGGCTGGAATGCGGAATCTGTGCGACCTGGGGGCGGGGCTGCTCGCCGGGGAATCTGTGACGGACGGCTCCTTCCGGATTCAGGCTCGCGGCCAGAACGTCTACCCGATGACCCTGCTCGGAACGTTTTCACCGTACATGGTGGTGCACCGCAGCTCGGTGGTGAAGATCGACCCGTCGGTGCCCTTCGAAGTCGCCTGCCTGGTTGGTTGCGGCGTCACCACCGGCTATGGTTCGGCGGTCCGCACGGCCGACGTCCGGCCGGGCGACGACGTGGCCATCGTCGGCTTGGGTGGGGTCGGCATGGCGGCGTTGCAGGGCGCGGTCAGCGCGGGCGCCCGCTACGTCTTCGCGGTGGAGCCGGTGGAATGGAAACGTGATCAGGCTCTGAAATTCGGTGCCACCCACGTCTACCCGGACATCAACGCCGCGCTGATGGGCATTGCCGAGGTCACCTACGGCCTGATGGCGCAGAAGGTGATCATCACCGTCGGCAAGCTCGATGGCGCCGACGTCGACAGCTATCTGACCATCACGGCCAAGGGCGGCACCTGCGTGCTGACGGCCATCGGCAGCCTGGTCGACACCCAGGTGACGCTGAACCTCGCGATGTTGACCCTGCTGCAAAAGAACATCCAGGGCACCATCTTCGGCGGCGGCAACCCGCACTACGACATTCCGAAGCTGTTGTCGATGTATAAGGCCGGCAAACTCAACCTCGACGACATGGTGACCACTGCGTACAAGCTGGAGCAGATCAACGACGGATACCAGGACATGCTGAACGGCAAGAACATTCGCGGCGTGATCCGGTACACGGACGACGACCGCTAG
- the PE_PGRS11 gene encoding PE-PGRS family protein PE_PGRS11 (Member of the Mycobacterium tuberculosis PE family, PGRS subfamily of ala-, gly-rich proteins) codes for MSFVIVARDALAAAAADLAQIGSAVNAGNLAAANPTTAVAAAAADEVSAALAALFGAHAREYQAAAAQAAAYHEQFVHRLSAAATSYAVTEVTIATSLRGALGSAPASVSDGFQAFVYGPIHATGQQWINSPVGEALAPIVNAPTNVLLGRDLIGNGVTGTAAAPNGGPGGLLFGDGGAGYTGGNGGSAGLIGNGGTGGAGFAGGVGGMGGTGGWLMGNGGMGGAGGVGGNGGAGGQALLFGNGGLGGAGGAGGVDGAIGRGGWFIGTGGMATIGGGGNGQSIVIDFVRHGQTPGNAAMLIDTAVPGPGLTALGQQQAQAIANALAAKGPYAGIFDSQLIRTQQTAAPLANLLGMAPQVLPGLNEIHAGIFEDLPQISPAGLLYLVGPIAWTLGFPIVPMLAPGSTDVNGIVFNRAFTGAVQTIYDASLANPVVAADGNITSVAYSSAFTIGVGTMMNVDNPHPLLLLTHPVPNTGAVVVQGNPEGGWTLVSWDGIPVGPASLPTALFVDVRELITAPQYAAYDIWESLFTGDPAAVINAVRDGADEVGAAVVQFPHAVADDVIDATGHPYLSGLPIGLPSLIP; via the coding sequence ATGTCATTTGTGATCGTGGCGCGGGACGCGTTGGCGGCGGCCGCGGCGGATCTAGCGCAGATCGGTTCGGCAGTGAATGCGGGCAATCTGGCCGCAGCCAATCCGACGACCGCTGTGGCGGCGGCGGCCGCCGACGAGGTATCGGCGGCACTCGCGGCGCTGTTCGGCGCGCATGCCCGGGAGTATCAGGCGGCGGCGGCGCAGGCAGCGGCGTATCACGAGCAGTTTGTGCACCGATTGAGCGCGGCAGCGACATCGTATGCGGTTACCGAGGTGACCATCGCGACGTCGCTCCGGGGGGCGCTGGGCTCGGCGCCCGCGTCCGTTTCCGACGGGTTCCAAGCGTTCGTCTATGGTCCGATTCACGCGACCGGCCAGCAATGGATCAACAGCCCGGTCGGCGAGGCGCTCGCCCCGATTGTCAATGCGCCGACAAACGTGCTGCTCGGCCGCGATCTGATCGGCAACGGCGTCACCGGGACGGCGGCAGCTCCCAACGGTGGCCCCGGCGGTTTGCTATTCGGTGACGGTGGGGCCGGCTATACCGGCGGTAACGGTGGGAGTGCCGGGTTAATCGGCAACGGGGGTACCGGTGGCGCCGGCTTTGCCGGCGGAGTGGGCGGCATGGGCGGCACCGGCGGCTGGTTGATGGGCAACGGCGGCATGGGTGGCGCGGGCGGTGTCGGCGGTAACGGCGGCGCCGGGGGCCAGGCGCTGTTGTTCGGCAACGGCGGCCTGGGCGGAGCCGGCGGGGCTGGCGGGGTCGATGGGGCTATCGGTCGTGGCGGGTGGTTCATCGGTACCGGCGGCATGGCCACGATCGGTGGTGGCGGCAACGGGCAGTCGATCGTCATCGACTTCGTGCGGCACGGCCAGACGCCGGGCAACGCCGCAATGTTGATCGACACGGCGGTGCCCGGACCCGGACTCACCGCGCTGGGCCAGCAACAGGCGCAGGCCATCGCCAACGCGCTCGCGGCCAAGGGCCCCTATGCCGGGATCTTCGACTCGCAGTTGATCAGAACGCAGCAGACCGCCGCGCCGTTGGCGAACTTGCTGGGGATGGCCCCGCAGGTATTGCCCGGGCTCAACGAGATCCATGCCGGCATCTTCGAGGACCTGCCGCAGATCAGCCCCGCGGGCCTGCTGTATCTCGTCGGCCCGATCGCCTGGACGCTCGGATTTCCCATCGTGCCGATGCTGGCCCCGGGCTCCACCGACGTCAACGGGATCGTCTTCAACCGAGCCTTTACCGGTGCGGTTCAAACGATCTACGACGCTTCCTTGGCCAATCCGGTCGTGGCCGCAGACGGCAACATCACGTCGGTCGCTTACTCCAGCGCATTCACCATCGGGGTCGGGACGATGATGAACGTCGACAATCCCCATCCGCTACTGCTGCTCACCCACCCGGTGCCCAACACCGGCGCCGTCGTGGTACAGGGCAATCCCGAGGGCGGCTGGACGCTGGTCAGCTGGGACGGGATACCCGTCGGGCCGGCGTCGCTGCCGACCGCGTTATTCGTCGACGTGCGCGAGCTGATCACGGCGCCGCAATATGCGGCCTACGACATTTGGGAGTCCCTGTTCACCGGCGATCCGGCGGCGGTCATCAACGCGGTGCGAGACGGTGCCGATGAGGTCGGCGCGGCTGTGGTCCAGTTCCCACATGCGGTGGCTGACGACGTGATCGACGCTACGGGCCACCCCTATCTAAGCGGCCTGCCGATCGGTCTGCCCAGCCTGATCCCATGA
- a CDS encoding oxidoreductase, which yields MPRFEPHPARRTTVVAGASSGIGAATATELAGRGFPVALGARRMDKLAELVDKIRADGGEAVAFPLDVTDPESVKSFVAQTVEALGEVELLVSSAGDMLPGQLHEVSTEAFAEQVQIHLVGANRLATAVLPAMVARRRGDLIFVGSDVGLRQRPHMGAYGAAKAGLAAMVTNLQMELEGTGVRASIVHPGPTLTGMGWQLSAEQVGPMLADWAKWGQARHNYFLRPSDLARAIAFVAETPRGCVVVNMEIQPEAPLRDAPAHRQKLVLGEEGMPG from the coding sequence ATGCCACGCTTCGAACCTCACCCCGCCCGGCGGACCACCGTCGTCGCCGGCGCATCGTCGGGCATCGGCGCGGCCACCGCAACCGAACTCGCCGGCCGCGGGTTTCCGGTCGCCTTGGGGGCCCGCCGCATGGACAAGTTGGCCGAGCTGGTCGACAAAATCCGCGCCGACGGTGGCGAGGCGGTAGCCTTCCCCCTCGACGTGACCGATCCCGAGTCGGTGAAATCGTTTGTGGCGCAAACGGTCGAGGCACTCGGCGAGGTCGAACTGCTGGTGTCCAGTGCAGGCGACATGCTCCCGGGACAGCTGCACGAGGTCAGCACCGAGGCCTTTGCAGAGCAGGTTCAGATACACCTGGTCGGTGCCAACCGGCTGGCCACGGCCGTGCTACCGGCCATGGTGGCACGCCGGCGAGGTGACCTCATCTTCGTCGGATCCGATGTGGGCCTGCGCCAACGCCCGCATATGGGTGCCTACGGCGCCGCCAAGGCCGGTCTGGCCGCTATGGTCACCAACCTGCAGATGGAGTTGGAAGGCACCGGTGTTCGCGCATCGATCGTGCATCCGGGACCCACGCTGACCGGTATGGGCTGGCAGCTGTCGGCCGAACAAGTCGGCCCAATGCTGGCGGACTGGGCAAAGTGGGGGCAGGCCCGGCACAACTACTTCTTGCGACCCAGCGACCTGGCACGCGCTATCGCGTTCGTCGCAGAAACGCCGCGCGGGTGTGTCGTGGTGAACATGGAGATTCAACCGGAGGCCCCGCTGAGGGATGCGCCCGCGCACCGTCAGAAGCTAGTACTGGGCGAAGAGGGGATGCCGGGCTAA